One Nicotiana tomentosiformis chromosome 1, ASM39032v3, whole genome shotgun sequence genomic window, tggaaaggaatgctgactctgatgcccaaatagcctcccatactacctttattcgcaacttggaagtacaaatgggtcaaatttctcaagcattgaatactcgccccaagggggcactaccaagtgatacagtagtaaacccaaagggtgggaacaatacaggtCATGCTATGGTggtgaccacaagaagcggtagaggtggagatgcaaatacctctaatccaaagaagattgtgagTGATGATGTTGTTTTGCATGAATATGATGAGATTCAATccaatgatgagaatgtgaatgatggagtgaggattgatattgatgacaacatggaggagactcaaaatgatgtgaacccgtctagggaaaaTGTGATAGACATACCGAAAATGGTAGTGACTAAAGCTAAGgcccctttgccaaggcctcctccaccgtatcctcaaaggcttgaaaagaaaaataatgaaaaccaattcaagaagtttattgagatgatgaaaCGTTTATCAATCAATgtgcccttggtggaagctctcgaacaaatgccgggatatgccaagttcatgaagtatttggtaactaagaagagatctatgaattgtgaaaccatcaaaatgactcatcaagtgagtgccattgtgcacTCTATGGCTCTAAAGCTTGAAGATCCTGGTGCCTTTACAATTTCATGCACCATTGGTAGTGCCTATTTTgcaaaagccttgtgtgatttgggagcaagtattaatttgatgccatctTCAGTGTTCAAGACACTAGGTATTGGGAAACCAAGAGCTACttccatgagattacaaatggcggatcggacaatgaaaaagccgcttggtattattgatgatgttctagtccgggtcgacaagtttattttgcgtgctgattttgtgattcttgaCTGCAAAGTcaactatgaggtgcctataatattggggagacctttcctatcaatagggaaggcattggttgatgtggaagcaggggatctcaccttccgagtgggtgatgaaaaagttatattccacgtgtgcaaatcaatgaggcaaccaaatagcaatgaagtttgctcttttgtggatcttgtgacggaGGTGATAGTTAATGACACGAGTGCCATGATCAATatggaagaccctttggaagctgtgttgttaaaccatgaggatgatgaaaaggaaggcttggttgaatgtgcaaatgcattgcaaggaatgggatcctattcatatgggccccgtaaactttccttggacttggaaaaccggaagactccaccaacaaagccctcaatcgaggagccaccaacattggagttgaagcctttgccttcacacctcatgTATGAATTCTTAGGCTCTTCTTCCACATTACCTGTTTTTCTTTCTACTTGCCTAAccaacgtgcaggtagactctacCCTTGcagtgcttcaaagaaggaaaaaggaaattggatggactttggctaacattcggggtataagcccgccttttgcatgcgcaaaattatactagaggatgatgccaaaccctccgtggaacatcaaaggaggttgaacgaggctaTGCAACAAGTCGTCAAGAAGGAAATtatcaagtggcttgatgcaTGGGCTGTGTACCCTATTttggatagttcatggacttcaccggtacaatgtgtgccgaagaagggggtatgactgtggtcacaaatgagaaaaatgagttaatCCCCACTCGTACTATCATCGAatggagggtatgtatggactacagaaagcTAAGCAAAGAGACCCACAAAGACCACTTTCCATtgccctttcttgatcaaatgttggacaaACTTGTCGGGCGTGCCTACTATTGttttttggatgggtactcagggtataaccagattctcattacaccggaagaccaagagaaaaccaccttcacatatccgtatggcacatttgcattctcacggatgccgtttggtttatgtaatgcactggctacctttcagcggtgtatgatggaaatatttacggatatggtaggggacttcctcgaagtgttcattgatgaatttagtgttgtgggggactcattctaagaatgcttggataatcttgacaaagtgttggcccAATGTGAAGAAACCaacctagtgcttaattgggaaaaatgccactttatggtcgaggagggaaCTGTCCTCGTCaataagatctcaaagaacggtattgaagtggacaaagcgaAGATTGAAGTTATTTTAATACTCCCTCCTCCTACTCCCGTCAAGGGAATTAGGAGCTTTATTgggcacgcggggttctaccgaaggttcatcaaggatttctcaaaagtggtgaaccccttgtgcaagctgctagaaaaggatgcaaagtttgtgtACAATTaagattgcatgaaagcttttgagcttctcaagtataaattgacaaccactccTATCATTACCGTACCCAATTGGAGcataccatttgagctcatgtgcgatgctagtgacgttgcggtaggagcggttttggggcaaagagtcaacaagatatttcatccggtctattatgcaagtaAAACGATGAATGACGGCCAAGTCAATTATACGGTGACAGAGAAAGagttattagccattgtcttcgccatggaaaagttcaggccatatgtcatgggtgccaaagtgattATGCACACCGATCATACGGCACTCCGCTACTTGATGACCAAAAAGGACTCGAAGGCTagattgatgagatgggttcttctgcTTTAAGTGTTTGACCTTGAAATtattgatagaaaaggaagtgataatcaagTGGCGGATCACTTGTCCCACttagaagaggaggggaggccccaCGATGGCCTCGAAATTAATGATTCGTTCCCGTatgaacaactcctctccgtgtctttgaattgtatgccttggttcgccgatgtggctaactttcttgtgaccgaCATTGTCCCGAGTTAGCTCTCTtataaccaaaggaagaaactcaaacagGACAACTTTGATTATTCTTGGGACGAGCcctatcttttcaagatttgcaatgatggtgtgatcCGGAGATGTGTCCCGGAAGAGGAGCAAATGAATATTCTTGATGCTCGCCATTCCTCGCCCAACGatggtcatcatggtggggcgagaactgcttcAACGTTACTTAGAtgtggattttattggcctaccctgtataaagatgtaagtgagcttgttaagaggtgtgattcatgccaaagagctggtgaaatttccaagaaggatgaaatgtctctcaccactattcttgagatcgatatttttgacgtgtgggGCATAGACTTCATGGGGCCTTTTTGTGAGTTCGTGTGGTAATACTTACATTCTGGTTGGTGTTGATTATATTTCCAAGTGGGTTGAATCTgtagctttgcccaacaatgaggcacaaagtgtggtggcattcttaaagaaaaatatcttcacaaggtttggcactcctagggcgatcatcagtgat contains:
- the LOC138910478 gene encoding uncharacterized protein; translation: MNDGQVNYTVTEKELLAIVFAMEKFRPYVMGAKVIMHTDHTALRYLMTKKDSKARLMRWLSYNQRKKLKQDNFDYSWDEPYLFKICNDGVIRRCVPEEEQMNILDARHSSPNDGHHGGARTASTLLRCGFYWPTLYKDVSELVKRCDSCQRAGEISKKDEMSLTTILEIDIFDVWGIDFMGPFSLPNNEAQSVVAFLKKNIFTRLYFELTGCDLCVGIVCAVQDCCWKDFA
- the LOC138910475 gene encoding uncharacterized protein, coding for MEALRDGILAFKQEPNEPLHEIWERYRTMVKDCPNNDMTEAMIQQTFYRGVNMTNQRVVNQLDGGNFMKMPYANACDILDEMADTSSAWQGRLTKAQLQQVQGTKQVNAMEGVNVMVNKRRQRGQQVQNNQDQYEQNGSDYNQDDSYDDQSEELLYANNYQALNTRPKGALPSDTVVNPKGGNNTGHAMVVTTRSGRGGDANTSNPKKIVSDDVVLHEYDEIQSNDENVNDGVRIDIDDNMEETQNDVNPSRENVIDIPKMVVTKAKAPLPRPPPPYPQRLEKKNNENQFKKFIEMMKRLSINVPLVEALEQMPGYAKFMKYLVTKKRSMNCETIKMTHQVSAIVHSMALKLEDPGAFTISCTIGSAYFAKALCDLGASINLMPSSVFKTLGIGKPRATSMRLQMADRTMKKPLGIIDDVLVRVDKFILRADFVILDCKVNYEVIVNDTSAMINMEDPLEAVLLNHEDDEKEGLVDSTLAVLQRRKKEIGWTLANIRETNLVLNWEKCHFMVEEGTVLVNKISKNGIEVDKAKIEVILILPPPTPVKGIRSFIGHAGFYRRFIKDFSKVVNPLCKLLEKDAKFVYN